Within Poecile atricapillus isolate bPoeAtr1 chromosome 36 unlocalized genomic scaffold, bPoeAtr1.hap1 SUPER_36_unloc_7, whole genome shotgun sequence, the genomic segment tgggagggactgggatatactggacatactgggaggactgggagggggctgggagggactgaGGGGGGGagtgggagggaactgggagggactgggatggaactggggcaaactgggagggactggagaGACTGGGGGGGAGTGGGAGGGACTGcgagggaactgggaggggactgggagggactgggatggactgggatggactgggatgtactgggagggGAGtggggatggactgggatggactgggatgtactgggaggggagtggggagggactgggagggggctaggatatactgggagggactgggatggactgggagggcactgagatatactgggagagactgggaggggagtgagtgggactgggagggactgggatggactgggagggactggtgGGGACTGGGAGAGAGTGGAGAGCACTGGATatactgggagtcactgggcAGTTACTGGGAGCCATTACTGGTCTCACTGGGAGGTTACTGGGAGGGACTTGGGGAGGACTGGTTTCACTGGgaggttactgggagcactgggatccGTTACTGGTCTCactggtgtccctggggggttactggggggtcactggggggttactgggagcactggggtgTTACTGGTTTCACTGGGAGCCGTTACTGGTCTCactggtgtccctgggggttactggggggttactgggagcactggggtgttactgggagcactggagctGTTACTGGGGGGTTACTGGTTTCACTGGGAGCCGTTACTGGTCTCactggtgtccctggggggttactgggggttactgggagcactgggagccgTTACTGGTCTCACTGGTGCCCCTGGGCGCAGGCGAGGGAACCCCATCGATTACATCACCGTTGATGATGACGTCACCGATTACGTCACCGATTACGTCACCGCCACCCCCGGGGCCGAGAAATggaccagtaacaccagtaacaccagtaaaaCCAGTAAAACCAGTACCAGCAGGGCCACGGGGACAACCAGTACCACCAGTACCACCAGTACAACCAGTACCAATAAAACCAGTACAACCGGTACCAGTGACAGCAGGACCACCAGTGACGCCTCTGCTACCAGTGccaccagtaacaccagtaccAGTAACACCAGTTAACACCAGTACCACCAGTATGAGTGACACCAGTACCACCAGTATCAGAGCCACCAGTACCACCAGTATGAGTGACACCAGTACCACCAGTACCAGTGACACTGGTAccaccagtaacaccagtatgAGTGACACCAGTACCACCAGTACCACCAGTACCACCGGTGCTTTGACTTCCTCCACTGGTTCCAGTGTTCCAGTGCCACCAGTACCACCGgtaccagtgacaccagtaacaccagcaTCAGAGccaccagtaacaccagtaccACCAGTATCAGAGCCACCAGTACCACCAgtaccagtgacaccagtaccACCAGTATCAGAGCTACCAGTGACTCAGTACCACCAGTATCAGAGccaccagtaacaccagtaccAGCAGTACCAGAGTCACCAGTACCGCCAGTCCCAGTGGCTCCAGTACCACCAGTACCACCAGTACCAGTGGCTCCAGTACACCAGTACCGCCAGTCCAGTGGCTCCAGTACCACCAGTACCACCAGTACAGTGGCTCCAGTACCAGTACCACCAGTGACACCTgtaccagtgacaccagtaccGCCAGTATCAGAGCTACTGGTACCACCGGCACCAGTCCCACCAGTACCAGTGACTCCAGTGCCACCATTGCCACCAGTACCACCAGTACCGGTGACACCAGTACCACCAGTATCAGAGCTACGGTACCATGGGCACCACcggcaccagcaccaccagtaTCACCAGTACCACTAGTCCCAGTGACTCCAGTAccaccagtaacaccagtatgagggccaccagtgccaccagtaCCAGTGACTCCAGTACCACCAGTGCCACTGGTACCACcggcaccagcaccaccagtaCCACCAGTACCAGTGAAACCACTGCCACCAGTACCAGTGACTCCAGTACCACCAGTACCACCAGTACCACCAGTACCAGTGAAACCACTGCCACCAGTACCAGTGACTCCAGTACAACCAGTACCACTGGTACCACCAttcccagtgacaccagtaccaccactgccaccagtaccagtgacaccagtacaaCCAGTACCACCGGCACCAGCATCACCGGTACCAGCAGTGCCACCAgtaccagtgacaccagtacaaCCAGTACCACCGGTACCACCATTCCCAGTACCACCAGTACCACCATTCCCAGTGACTCAGCACCACCAGTACCACGGGTACCACCattcccagtccccccagtatccccagtctCCCCTCTGGTATCCGCTGGCCCCCGGCCGTTCTCCTCGGCGCTGTTTCCGGTTCTTTCTCCGCCTGTTCTGGGTTCCCCGTTCCGCGTCCTCCTCCCCGCCCGCGTCCCCTCCCCGGGTGCCGAATCCTCGGCGGCGGTGGCCGCGGGTTTGTGGCCGTGGTGGCGCCGGCGCCCCGGCTCCGGTTCCGGTTCCGCCGGCGCTGTCGCGGCGCGAGGCGCGGGGTGGCGCGGGCGGCCATGGCGGTGGCGCggagcggcgggcgcgggggcgcggggcgggcgcggcgggcgcTGGAGCgcgctgggggggggggggggggggggggggggggggggggggggggggggggggggggggggggggggggggggggggggggggggggggggcgggtgCTGGCCGTGGGCTGGACCAGAGAGGGGACGGGGGGCACCCACTGAGGCACGCGGCCATCGACTGCATCCGGCGCGCCGCCAAAGAGAGACGGCGACGCCACGGCGCGGGGGAGAGCGGGGACGGCATCGGGAGGGGGGGTGACGTCATCGGGAACAGGGGTGATGTCATCGGGAGCGGGGGTGACGTCACTGGGAGAAGTGGTGATGTCATCGGGAGAGGTGGTGATGTCATTGGGAGGGGCAGTGACGTCATCGGGAGGGGTGACATCATCGGGAGCAGGGGTGATGTCATCAGGGGCAGGGGTGATGTCATCGGGAGGGGTGGTGATGTCATTGGGAGAAGTGGTGATGTCATCAGGAGCGGGGGGTGACGTCATTTGGGAGGGGTGACGTCATCGGAAGGCGGTGATGTCATGGTTGGGGGAGGTGACGTCACCGGGAGTGGGGGTGATGTCATTGGAGGGGCGGTGATGTCATTGGGAGGAGCAGTGACATCATGGCTTGGGGGGGTGATGTCAGCACTGGAGGGGGTGATGTTGTGGGGAGGGGCGATGACGTAATCGGGAGCAGGGGTGATGTCATGGGTAGAGGTGGTGACGTCATGGCTGGGGCTGGTGATGTCATGCGGAGAGTGTCATGTGGTCAGGGACAGCGCGGTGACGTCATCACCAGGGGCAGTGACGTCACGGGGAGGGCATCATGTGGTCAGGGACAGCGCGGTGACGTCATCACCAAGGGCAAGTGACGTCACGGGGgagggcgcggcggcggcgccggggacaccccggggacgATGGCGATGGCGGCGTCGGGGCCAAGGTCGCCAGGTTCGGGGGCGATGACGTCATCGGCGACCGCAATGACGTCACCACCGCCGCCGGTGATGTCATAAGCCATCACAGTGACGTCATCGCCAGTGACAGTGACATCATAAGGGGTCACGATGATGTCATAAGCCATCACGATGACATCATAAGGGGTAACGATGATGTCATAAGAAGTCGCAGTGATGTCATAAGGGGTCGTGATTGCGCCATCGCTGGTGGTGATGACGTCATAAGGGGTGATGACATCATAAGGGATAATGATGTCACGAGTGGTCATGATGACGTCACAATGTGTTGCGATGACGTCGTAATGGGTCGCAATGACGTCACAAGGTGTCATGATGTCACAAGGTGTCGCGATGATGTCACAAGGTGTCATGATGATGTCACAAGGGGTAATGATGACATCACAAGGGCTCACGATGACGTCACAAGGTGTAGTGATGACGTCACAAGGGCTCACGATGATGTCACGAGGGCTCACGATGACGTCACAAGGTGTAGTGATGACATCACGAGGGCTCACGATGACGTCACGAGGGCTCACGATGACGTCACAAGGGCTCACGATGACGTCACGAGGACTCACGATGACGTCACGAGGGCTCGCGATGACGTCACGATGGCTCACGATGACGTCACGATGGCTCGCGATGACGTCACGAGGGCTCACGATGACGTCACGAGGGCTCACGATGACGTCACGAGGGTTCACGATGACGTCATCCGCCGCCTCGACGACTTCGCCGCCTCCCTGGGCTCCGCCCCCCTGGACCTGACGGGTCACGTGATCCCGGGGGCGGCCGAGGCGGGCGCCGATGACGTCACCGATGACGTCACCGAGGAGGACGATGACGTCACGGGGGGTTACCTGCTGCGCGGCTGCGACGTCTTCGTGACGCGGGAGCCATGCGCGCTCTGCGCCATGGCCCTGCTGCACGCCCGCGTGCGCCGCGTCTTCTACGGAGAGCGCCGCGCCCAGGGAGCGCTGGGGACGCGCTACGGCATCCACGGGCACCCCCGGCTCAACCACCGCTACCGGGTGTATGCCGGGGtaactggggatactgggaacactgggaacactgggagcactggggatgggtaactgggagcactgggagcactggggacgCGCTACGGCATCCACGGACACCCCCGGCTCAACCACCGGTACAGGGTGTATGCTGAACTGGGagatactggggatactgggagtactgggaacactggggatgggtaactggggatactgggaacactggggatgggtaactgggagcactgggagtgctggggaCGCGCTACGGCATCCACGGACACCCCCGGCTCAACCACCGGTACAGGGTGTACACCggactgggggatactgggagcactgggaatgggtaactggggatactgggagcactgggagcactgggaatgggtaactggggatactggggatactgggagcgctgggaatgggtaactgggagcactgggagcgcTGGGGACGCGCTACGGCATCCACGGACACCCCCGGCTCAACCACCGCTACCGGGTGTATGCTGGGGtaactggggatactgggagcactgggaacactggggatgggtaactgggaacactggggatactggggatgggtaactgggagcactgggagcactggggacgCGCTACGGCATCCACGGACACCCCCGGCTCAACCACCGGTACAGGGTGTACGCCGAACTGGGagatactgggagcactgggagcactgggagtaCTGGGAATGGGtaactggggatactgggagtgCTGGGAATGGGTAACTGGGAGCGCTGGGGACGCGCTACGGCATCCACGGACACCCCCGGCTCAACCACCGGTACCGGGTGTACACCggactgggggatactgggagtactgggagcactgggagtaCTGGGGATGggtaactgggagcactgggagcgctggggatgggtaactgggagcactgggagtaCTGGGAATGggtaactgggagcactgggagcgcTGGGGACGCGCTACGGCATCCACGGACACCCCCGGCTCAACCACCGGTACTGGGTGTATGCTGaactgggggatactggggatactgggagcactgggagtaCTGGGGATGGGtaactggggatactggggatactgggagcactggggatgggtaactgggagcactgggagcgcTGGGGACGCGCTACGGCATCCACGGGCACCCCCGGCTCAACCACCGCTACCGGGTGTATGCTGAACTGGGagatactggggatactgggagcactgggagcactgggaatgggtaactgggagcactggggataTACTGGGAGTACTGGGAATGGGTAactgggggtactgggagcactggggacgCGCTACGGCATCCACGGACACCCCCGGCTCAACCACCGGTACAGGGTGTATGCTGAACTGGGagatactgggagcactgggaatgggtaactggggatactggggatactgggagcactggggatgggtaactgggagcactgggagcactgggaatgggtaactgggagcactgggagcgcTGGGGACGCGCTACGGTATCCACGGATACCCCCGGCTCAACCACCGCTACAGGGTGTACACCggactgggggatactggggatactgggagcactgggagcactggggatgggtaactgggagcactgggagcactgggaatgggtaactgggagcactgggagcgcTGGGGACGCGCTACGGTATCCACGGACACCCCCGGCTCAACCACCGCTACAGGGTGTACACCggactgggggatactgggaacactggggatgggtaactggggatactgggggatactgggatatactggagGATACTGGGAGTCGATGACCGAGTGAcaattaaaaactttttttgaatttttttgaatttcctggaatgttctggaatgttctggaatgttctgggattcGGTGACGTCATTGCCTCGTTCCGGTGGCACCGCCCGGCTCCGGCCGCTCCCGGGGGATTTGGGAAATTCGGGAATCGTTTccagggggaaaagaaaacaaaatctgccCAAAATTCCTCAACCGTGGCCACCAAAACCCAACTGTGGCCACCACAACCCAACCGTGGCCACCATCACCCAACCATGGCCACCATCACCCAACCCTGACCACTATGACCCTTCCATGGCCACCAAAATGCAACCATGACCACCAAAACCCAACCGTGGCCACCATCACCCAACCATGGCCACCATCACCCAACCATGGCCACCATCACCCAACCACGGCCACCATCACCCAACCACGGCCACCACAACACAACTTTGGCTACCGCGAACAATCCCTGGCCACCACAACTCAACCATGGCCACCACGATGTTCTACCATGTTCTACCATGACCCAACCATGGCCACCATGACCCAACCATGGCACCATGACCCAACCATGGCCACTATGACCCAACCATGGCCACCAAAACCCAACCATGGCCACCAAAACCCAACCATGGCCACCATCACCCAACCATGGCCACCATCACCCAACCATGGCCACCACAACCTAACCATGGCCACCACAACCCAACCATGGCCACCATCACCCAACTACAGTCACCATCACCCAACCATGGCCACTGTGACCCAACCATGGCCACCATCACCCAACCACAGCCATCATCACCCAACCATGGCCACCATCACCCAACCACGGCCACCATCACCCAACCATGGCCACCACAACCCAACCATGGCCACCATCACCCAACCATGGCCACCATCACCCAACCATGGCCACCATGACCCAACCGTGGCCACCACGACACAACTTCGGCTACTACGAACAATCCCTGGCCATCACAACTCAACCATGGCCACCACGATGTTCTACCATGACCCAACCATGGCCACCATGACCCAACCATGGCCACTGTGACCCATCCATGGCCACCATCACCCAACCACGGCTACCATCACCCAACCATGGCCACCATCACCCAACCGTGGCCACCACAACCCAACCATGGCCACCACAACCCAACCGTGGCCACCACAACCCAACCATGGCCACCACAACCCAACTGTGGCCACCATCACCCAACTACAGTCATCATCACCCAACCATGGCCACTGTGACCCAACCATGGCCACTGTGACCCAACCATGGCCACCATCACCCAACCATGGCCACCACGACACAACTTTGGCTACCACGAACAATCCCTGGCCATCACAACTCAACCATGGCCACCACAATGTTCTACCATGACCCAACCATGGCCACCATCACCCAACCACGGCTACCATCACCCAACCACGGCTACCATCACCCAACCATGGCCACTGTGACCCAACCATGGCCACCATGACCCAACCATGGCCACCATCACCCAACCATGGCCACCATCACCCAACCCCAGCCACGACCCAACTACAGTCGCCATGACCCAACCGTGGCCACCATCACCCAACCATGGCCACCAAAACCCAACTGTGGCCACCATCACCCAGCCATGGCCACCATCACCCAACCATGGCCACCATCACCCAACCATGGCCACCATCACCCAACCACGGCCACCATCACCCAACTACAGTCACCATCACCCAAACACGGCCACCATGGCCCACCCACAGCCACCATCACCCAACCATGGCCACTGTGACCCAACCATGGCCACCATCACCCAACCATGGCCACCAAAACCCAACTGTGGTCACCATCACCCAGCCATGGCCACCATCACCCAACCATGGCCACCATCACCCAACCGTAGGCACCACAACCCAACTGTGGCCACCACAACCCAACCATGGCCATCATCACCCAACCATGGCCACCATGACCCAACCATGGCCACCATGACCCTTCCATGGCCACCATCACCCACCCACAGCCACCATCACCCAACCATGGCCACTGTGACCCAACCATGGCCACCATCACCCAACCATGGCCACCATCACCCAACCATGGCCACTGTGACCCAACCATGGCCACCATCACCCAACCATGGCCACCATCACCCAACCATGGCCACCATCACCCAACCATGGCCACCATCACCCAACCATGGCCACCACAACCCATCCATGGCCACCACGATGTTCCTCCACATCCCCCTCAAGTTCTTCAGGGCCACCACCCcgcaggggatctcaggggggtTCTGGTTCTGCTCCGCTCCTGGAATCTGGGAATCCACGCTGCAGAACCCTCCAGAAACATCAACGACACCGAACTGCTGCCCCACCCGGGAGGAGAACACCCGACCCCTCAGAcacccccccccagcccccattTCCTCCCTGAGGTGGGTGGGGGGTCCCCAGTGGGGTGGGACCACCGGAGGTGTCCGGGTGTGTCCGGCTGTCCCCAAatgaggtgttttggggtgtccccacccccccaaaaaaagacaGGCGAGTGCAAACCGACGGAACTTTTATtgatttccccaaaaattcccccaaaattcgctgcccctcccccaccgcAACACCCGAAGTGAAAACAGCGAAataaagggggggggggggggaaaagaCCCCgtccctgaacccccaaaatcacaaccgaacacccccaaaccctccccccaTTAACAAACAACACCCGGAAATTACAGcccctcagggacaccccaaaaaatcccagaactgACGGGTCACCTCTTAACTTGGGCGTCACCCCAAATTTAACCCTTCGGTGAACACCCCAACTCAGGGGTCACCCCAACTTAAGGGTCACCCCAACAGTCAGTGGGGACTCGGGGGGTGACAACAACCCCACCCCCACCGGAACTCAACAGTTTGGGGGTGACCCCATTTCGATTTGGGGGTGACCCTGTTTTAATTTGGGGGTGACAACCCCGTTTCAGTTTGGGGGTGACAACCCCGTCGTcaccgggaattttggggtcacccccaacatctgtggggtttggggggtgaCGACCCCGTTCCCGTCAATTTTGGGGTCACCCCCACGGCCCGGGGGGTGACAACAACCCCGTCACCCCCACTTGGGTGTCACCCCCAGAGCCTgctgaggtttttggggtgacgCCCCCGACGCCCTTTCAGTCTGGGGGTCTGAGGGGGTGACGACCCCGTTCCCGTCTCAATTTTGGGGTCACCCCCGGCGCCTGTGAGGTTTGGGTGTGACAACAACCCCGACCCCATCACAGCTTTGGGGATCGGGGGGTGACACCCCTGACCCCACATCCGTGTGGGGGTGACAACAACCGCACACCCCCCGATTGACTCTGGGGTCACCCccagggtctgggggggttcagggggtgaCACCCCCGAGCCCCCATCGCTGtgggtgtcacccccagggcctgggggtgtttttggggtgtttttggggtgtctcagtTGTCGTCGTCGCTGTCGTCGGGGCTGATGGCCGGGCTGGTGAGGCTGTAGGTCGGCGACGTGGGGCTGTAGCCGGGGGACGTGGGGCTGTAGGTGGAGCCCTTGGGAGAGGTGGGGCTGTAGGTGGGCGAGGTGGGGCTGTACTTGGGCGAGGTGGGGCTGTAGGTGGGGGAGGTCGGGCTGTACTTGGGGGACGTCGGGGTGTAGACGGGCGAGGTGGGGCTGTAGGTGGGCGAGGTGGGGCTGTACTTGGGCGTGGTGGGGCTGTAGGTGGGCGAGGTCGGGCTGTACttgggggacgtggggctgtACTTGGGGGAGGTGGGGCTGTACTTGGGCGAGGTCGGGGTGTACTCGGGCGAGCTGGGGCTGTAGCTGGGGCTGGTCGGGGTGTACTTGGGGGAGGTGGGGCTGtagctggggctgctggggctgtagctggggctgctgggggtgtAGGTGGGCGACTGCGGGGTGTAGCGGGGGCTGGACGGGCTGTAACTGGGAGAGGTGGGGCTGTAACTGGGAGAAGTGGGGCTGTAACTGGGAGAGGTGGGGCTGTAGTTGGGCGAGGTCGGGGTGTAGTTGGGGCTGGTGGGGCTGTAACTGGGAGAGGTGGGGCTGTAGCTGGGCGAGGTCGGGGTGTAGTTGGGGCTGGTCGGGCTGTAGTTGGGCGAGGTGGGGCTGTAACTGGGAGAAGTGGGGCTGTAACTGGGAGAGGTCGGGCTGTAACTGGGAGAAGTTGGGCTGTAACTGGGAGAGGTGGGGCTGTAGCTGGGAGAGGTGGGGCTGTAACTGGGCGAGGTCGGGCTGTAGCTGGGAGAGGTCGGGCTGTAGCTGGGCGAGGTTGGGCTGTAGCTGGGTGATGTGGGGCTGTAGCTGGGCGAGGTGGGGCTGTAGCTCGGGGACGTGGGGCTGTAGCTGGGAGAGGTTGGGCTGTAACTGGGAGAGGTGGGGCTGTAACTGGGCGAGGTCGGGCTGTAGCTGGGCGAGGTGGGGCTGTAGTTGGGCGAGGTGGGGCTGTAGCTGGGCGAGGTGGGGCTGTAGCTGGGCGAGGTGGGGCTGTAGCTGGGGCTCTGCGGGGTGTAGCCCCCCGGTGACCGCGGCTCGTAGGCGGGGGACGTCGGGCTGTAGCTGGGGGACATGGCCCCACCTgcggacaggggacacggggtcAGCGGGGGGGTGTAGTTAGGGGTTACAGGGGGTTTTATGGGTGTT encodes:
- the ADAT3 gene encoding probable inactive tRNA-specific adenosine deaminase-like protein 3, whose translation is MGTTGTSTTSITSTTSPSDSSTTSNTSMRATSATSTSDSSTTSATGTTGTSTTSTTSTSETTATSTSDSSTTSTTSTTSTSETTATSTSDSSTTSTTGTTIPSDTSTTTATSTSDTSTTSTTGTSITGTSSATSTSDTSTTSTTGTTIPSTTSTTIPSDSAPPVPRVPPFPVPPVSPVSPLVSAGPRPFSSALFPVLSPPVLGSPFRVLLPARVPSPGAESSAAVAAGLWPWWRRRPGSGSGSAGAVAARGAGWRGRPWRWRGAAGAGARGGRGGRWSRGDGGHPLRHAAIDCIRRAAKERRRRHGAGESGDGIGRGGDVIGNRGDVIGSGGDVTGRSGDVIGRGGDVIGRGSDVIGRGDIIGSRGDVIRGRGDVIGRGGDVIGRSGQVTSRGRARRRRRGHPGDDGDGGVGAKVARFGGDDVIGDRNDVTTAAGDVISHHSDVIASDSDIIRGHDDVISHHDDIIRGNDDVIRSRSDVIRGRDCAIAGGDDVIRGDDIIRDNDVTSGHDDVTMCCDDVVMGRNDVTRCSDDVTRAHDDVTRAHDDVTRAHDDVTRAHDDVTRTHDDVTRARDDVTMAHDDVTMARDDVTRAHDDVTRAHDDVTRVHDDVIRRLDDFAASLGSAPLDLTGHVIPGAAEAGADDVTDDVTEEDDDVTGGYLLRGCDVFVTREPCALCAMALLHARVRRVFYGERRAQGALGTRYGIHGHPRLNHRYRVYAGVTGDTGNTGNTGSTGDG